The following proteins are encoded in a genomic region of Necator americanus strain Aroian chromosome II, whole genome shotgun sequence:
- a CDS encoding hypothetical protein (NECATOR_CHRII.G4220.T1), with the protein MQQCATATPSIEEKWITLMVLYFASAQLTVTSVMRDYPHLRRGVSSSNTALPNLLDLLRELAQNQSIRRYSIFCETLRLA; encoded by the exons ATGCAGCAGTGCGCTACGGCAACGCCGTCGATTGAG GAGAAGTGGATAACGTTGATGGTTTTATATTTTGCTTCTGCTCAACTCACAGTTACCTCGGTCATG cgcgattacccgcatcttcgccgaggtgtgtcgtcctcgaacacagctctgcccaaccttctcgatcttctgcgagagcttgcacagaatcaatccattcgtcgctattccatattctgcgaaaccttacgtctcgcctga